AGCAACCTGCCCAGGACCACAAGGGCCTCCCGGCTCCTAGTCCTGCGCCCTCCCCTCTTCCTTGCAGTCCTCAATGCAGCCTCAGTGGTTCCCTGTGCTCCATCACCACCCCCTCAACAGCCTGAGTCATCAGGAAGCTCCCCTTCCTCAAACCCCCCTGGGCATCTCCCTGGGCccaccttcctctctccctccttctcctccatcccAAATGCCTGACTCCCCAAGACCACCATGATGCTCTCTAGCCCCTTCCTGCTCCTCTCCTCCCATCACCAACCCCTTCCACTTATAaaagcccccacccccacacttcCCTTGCCTTCCCCACATACCCAGTGAGACGCTCCCACTGTGGGCTGGAAAAGGAAACATGTGCTACTCACTAAAGGGAATAAAAGCGAATCTCAATGGATGCAAATGTTAACAAAACGGATGCAATGCCTTTCTCAGCTGCAAAATCATCTCAGCTGGTTTTAAAACATCCATGAAACAGATTGTGGTTGGCTTGCAAAGCCTTTGGAAAGTTCTTTCAGCAACTTTGCACATAGAGGCCAAGGTCATGGGGCCAGGTCCCCATTCCCTTCAGGTTCTTGAACTTGCTATTCCAGGCTTCATGACAGGCAAGAAGCACCAAGTCCCTAACCTCTTTGAGAACCCGTGGGTGCCACTGTCCACTCCACTCCTGGCTGTGGTGGCCCCAGCCAAGAAGACACAGAATTCTCTGCCCTACACCTATGAAACCACCTGTGGCTTCAGGGCTGAGAGGCCTGCGGAACGGCTACTGTGTACAAGAGTAGAACCCACCAGAAACCATCCAAGCTATGACACGCACCATTTCCCCATCACAGTCACAATTCTAAATCACCAAGAAAGCTCAAACATGGGTTGCAAAAGTAACACATTAGTCATCCTTCCAAAAAAGAACTCACCTGTATGTGTAtcgtatttcaatttttttaagtagaattaAAAATTCTTAGTCTAAAATGTCTCAATCTTCCAAACACTAAAAGTTCTCAGGAAAAACTGTTTCTTCCCTCCTCAGAAAGGTTTCAATTTCTTGGATAACCCTCACATGTTCCCTCCCACACTTGGGAGGGGGCTCCGTTCGTTACCTGGCTCCGAAGCTGAGAGCTTCTCCTGTCTCCATTCCAGGGTCTGCAGGGTGTGGCTCCAAGGAAGACGAGGACTCATCTTCACCCTGGGTCTCTGGCCCACTTGTCTCACCAACCCCCAGCTCCCTGGCCTCCAAGGGGTCTCTGGCCTCCAGGCCAGGGGACAAGCTGCCATTGTGCCTCAGGCTGGGCTCTGGGCACTGGCTGGCCCCGCCCACCCCATGCTCCCTGGCTTCACTCGGAGTCCCAAAGAGCTCCACATTCCGGGGTGCCAAGTCCCGGGTCCAGTCCATCTGCCCCACCCCACATCCCCGTAGCCCCTGAGAACCTCCAGACTCTGGGTCACAGGACACCTCCAAATCCCTCAGGCCCAGATTGTTACCCCAGTCCATCTGGCCCACCCCAAGCTCTTTGTGCTCTCCAGGACTGCAGACTGCCCCTGGGGCCATGTTTCTCAGCCCGAGGTCAGGTGTCCAGTCTGCCTGTCCAACTCCACGCTCCCTTGATTTAAGGAACTCTCCGGCCTCCACACCTGACCAGTCGGTCTGCCCCACGCCACTCTCTCTGGCCTGGCTGTGGCCTCCTCCTTTCCCGACCTCAGTCAAATCTTTGCTCTTCACATTAACATCAGAAGTCCAGTCCTTCTCCCCAACTCCAATTCCCCCGGGCTCTTCAGACCCTCCACTTTCCAAACAGCCGGCCAGGTTCATGTCTCTCAAGCTGAGGCCGCCTGACCAGCCCATCTGTCCCACGGCATCCTCCCTGGCCTCACTCGAGCCCCCGGAACCCACACAGCTGGACACTTCCAAGTTCCTGAGACCCAGCTGGTCAGTCCAGTCCACCGAGCCAGCTGTGGTATTCCCAGGAGGCACAAAGTGACCACCTCCCATCTTGCTAGAAGGGCTAAAGCCAGCACCGCTCACTCTGTCGTTGCCAATGATGCCAAACTGATAGCTCCTCTCACTGGCCTCGATGCAGAAGTCCGGGCTCCAGTCCTGCTGCCCTGGGCTAAATGCTGCCTCTCTCCGGGGGCCAACACTGAGGCTAAACTCACCGACCCAGCCTCGCTTCCCCATCTCCCCATCTTCCAGGCCAGCACTGCCAGGGCCCTGAGCCCCTGCCTGCTGTCTCTCCTGATGCCCTCCCACCTCCCGGCTAGCATCACTGTTTTGCCAGCTGCTCTGGTCTCTCTGCCCGAGTGCCCCATCCGGCACGTGGGCAGTGCTAGGACTGAACAAGCCCCCTGATTCTCTCTGTCCTGGCCGGCCAGCATCCCTGCTGCCCTCTCCAAGGCTGTCTTCCACACTTGGAATCTTCTTCTCAAATTCCTCATCCTGTTGCTGGGCTTCCTCGGGGCTGAACCCAGAGCTCAAGGGTCTCGTTCCAAAGCCTCTTTCCTGGGCGTCAAGGGTCCTGGAGCTGCCACCACTGCTGTAGTCCCTTATCCAAGCGCTCTTCCCAAACTCCTGTTCCTGCGGCTCCGCATCCCGGCTGCCATAGGTGCCAAGTGACACATCTCTCTTCTGAAACTCCCAGTCCTGCTCATCGGCATCCTGGCTGCTGTACCTGCCATGGTGgtccctcttccccaaattttGGCCCTGCTCGTTGGCATCTTGGCTGGCATAAGCACCCAGAGAATCTCTTTTCCCAAATTCCCAGTCCCCAAGGCTTACATCTCGACTGCTGTAAGTACCCAGTGAATCTCTCTTCCCAAATTCCTGGTCCTGGAGTTCCACATCCCGGCTGGAGTAAGTGCCCTGGGAATCCCTCTTTCTGAACTCCCAGTCCTGaacatctgcctcctggctcCGCTGAGTGCCAAGCTGGGCTGGCTTTCCAACTACCCGGTCCTGGGCTGTGAGCACCCCAGGGGCAGACACTTCACTCTGGTCTTGGCTGCTGCTGGCCTCCATCTCCTCCTGGCCGATGCCACACCTGCTGGCCCACTCCCTGGTGCTCCCTTCCCCAGCTCCTTGCCCATACTTGCTGGTCCAGTCCCTCTCTCCGAGACCTGGGTCTCCTCTAGGGCTTGCACCCCCAAGGCCATAGTTCTGAGAAGCACCTTGACACCAGTTGGAAGGACTGAAACTGCTGGGCTGTGGGTCTCCTGTGATCCCAAATTCACTCTGCAGATCTTTCTGGGACCAGCCAAGGAGTCCCTGGGAATAAGAAAAAAACGGACAAAGAAACAACGATTAGATTCAATCGGGGTGGGAGTCAATCCAGCAGAGTCAGCACTGCCTAGTGCCTGAAAGCCCCACTTTGGCCACAgaaagctgtgtgaccttgagcaaataaCTTAACCACTCGGGGCCTCAGCGTCCTCATCCTTAAATGAAGATAATTCCTACTGCGTGGGGCCGGTGTGAGAGGATTAAACGAAATGATTCAGACCAAGCACTCGGCATAATGCCTGGCATGCAGTGGGCACTCAATCGATGGTCCCATGGTCATGTTTACAACTCTTGGGCAATACTCGGCTAACAGCCAGGAGAGGAGTGGTCTTCACACAGGAATGGCGGGCGATGTACTTTCCTTTTGATTAGGAGAGGTCAAGATTCAAAGCCTCTCTGCAACCTCCCTTGCAAGGCAAGGTTCCAACACCAATGAGAGCTTTTCCAGCCCGTCCTCCCCCACGCCCCACCTGACCCCCATCCTCCTGTAAGTACCCAGCCCCTTCTTCCCCAGCCAAAGTGCCGTCTGCTCAATCCTCCCCAGGAAGACCTCTCAGCCCTCACCTCGGCCCAGGAAAGACAGGAGGGGCAGCTTCTAGCACAGGGGAAAATCCCAGCCAGGGCTTCTTGCACCCCAACCCCCACCTCACGCTCCCTGACTCACCCTCGTGGGCGGGAGAGCCCTGGGCTCAGGGCTTCGGAGCCGGCCAGCCTCATCCCTCAGCGCAGCGTTGGCCAGCAGCCGCTCCAGGACAGACATGCTGGCCTCCCCGTCCCCAGGCTGGGCCATGGCCCTCCGCCCCCCGCCCGCCTCGGGGCTGCTGGGTGCGGCCAGCCGGGCGCAGGGATAGGGCTGGGCTGCTCCCCACGCTGGGACCTGTCCGACGGCTCCGGCAGCGCTGGCTCTCCCTCGCCCTGGCCCTGCTCCCTTCGGAGCAGCTGCAGCTTGGGCAGCCCCGCCCAGGAGCCAGTTGAGTCACCCACATCCCGGGACAGACACACCTACTGCAGGAGTCAGCTTAAccccttcctgctcctcctcctccccgcccccTAGCCTCCAGAGGCCCCCTGGCTCCTCCTTTCCTGCAGCCCCGCCCCTTACAGCCCAGGCCCGgcttgagaaataaatttcaaaagccACCTGGCCCCCGGCCTTTAAATTCAGAGGCAGCCTGGTAGGAGAAAGGGCACTGGGCCGGGAAACGGCGCTGGCCCGGGCCCAGCCACCAACTTGCTGGGTAACTGCACAAGGCTCGCCTCCTCTGAGGCCCAGCTGCCTGTCTACAAAGCAGGTCTGGAGTTCAGTGTTAATAACGTTTGTAAAAGCCAACACGTATTAAGCACTTAGGATGAACCAGGCACTATTCTTAGCACTTTAGACATTACAGCTCATTGAACCCTTGCCAACACCCTTGGAGGTAGAGCTCATCTTATccgcattttacagatgtggaaactgaggcagagggcaGAAAAGTCACTCTTTCAAGGTCACACCTGGGcaaaggaaagcagagccaggagaccAACCCAGGAGCCCACGCTCTAAATGGCTACACTATTTTGCCTTGAACAATATTCCCATAATGAGAGACTGAATACTCAGCACCTGCCACACACTGTACTGAGAGCTTTCCCCCTCTTGTTTACCCACAATATAACTCTAAGAGGCCGGCGCTACTATCATGAAAGCACTCTGAAGCTTAGCAGTTAAGGCACATTCTTCCCAAGACCAATCAGCTAGCGAATGCTGAAGCTGGGATACAGCCTCACACGAAACCCCACACACCGTCCTGTGCGGTTCTGCAGAGCTACGATCTGCAGGTCCACAGCTGCCTTGTTCGCTACCACAGCCCAAGCTCTCAACACGTAAAATCCATGTTCAAAGAATGAAGCCCACCCAAGCCCTGGCCTCTGTCCCCAGAAGTCCCACTCTCCCTATGCCCATTCTCACCTCAGAGCAGGTACTTGGGGACTGTGCGTCCTTCAGCTCAGATCCAGCTCCCCGTCTTGCACCGCCACCACTAGGTGGTGGTGAAGCCAGGAGGTCGTCCAGCCAGCGGGAGCTGCTTTCAGGGCCCGGAGGCTCGGGGGACGCCCTACACAAGTCTTGAGCCTCTGTCCTGGGTTGGGTGGTCTCGGCCCGGGCTAGGGTCACAGCCTCCTCCTCGATAGGCAGTGCCTGCCCAGGCTCAGGGGTATCAGCAAAGAGAACACAGGGCTGGTCAGGGGGTGCTGGCTGCTCCTGCCCCAGGACCGGCTCCAGGATGGGCAGGGCTGCCTCCCTGGTAGCCAGGGGGAGAGGGGACTCCTGTCCAGCCAAGGGCTCCTGCGACTCATATCTCTCCTCTGCCTGCTGCAAAGGTAACCCAGGTGAGCCCTCAGTTGTAGGTAGGGGCTCAAGGGGAACAGCTGGGAATTGAGGTTGACTCTCCCCATCGCCCTTCTCGGGGAGGGACATGCTTGGATCATCCCCTTGCACCCAGGAACTAGGCCTTCCTGACCCACTTGGAGCTGACCCAGCCCCTTGCCCCTGCTGAGACACTCCTTCTTCCCTGCTGGAAACGGCCAAGTTGCCAGCCTCAGCAGCCTCGGCGGCCTCACTGGCTTCAGTGATGGGGGAGGGAGGCGGGGAGTCCAGCCGCCACACGCCCAGACCCGAGGGCCGCGTGGGGAAGGTCCATTCGAAGGACTGTGATAAGCTCCAGTTGGACTCTGCTCCAAAGGGACGATCCAGGGCCAACTGGCTCCCCTGGCCTTGGGGCAGGGCAGCCAGCGAGCCCCCCAGCTTCTCCTGGTCCTGGCTGGGTGACTGGAGCACACCTTCAGAGAATCGGCGCTGAACCAGGCTGGTGGGGCGGAGGTGTGCGTCACCCTTGGCCTCCTCCTCCCCGCCAGATGGAAACGTCCGAGTGAGATCAAGCAACTCACCCACCTCGATCAGGGGCCGGGGCGAGGTGGCAGGGGGCTGAtccaggctgtggggctccgagACCTCAGGGGGAGGGCTGCTGGGTCTGGGGGCTTCTGGAGCCCCCTCAGCAGGGAGCCCAGGGCTGGGGGTGTGGCGGGAGCCCTCCTCAGGCAGGGCTGCACTTGGAGCTGATGGAGTCACAGCGGGGCAGGGAGAAGCCTGGGAAGCATCAGGACTCTGGGCTTCCAGAAGCTGCGAGTGGCAGGGAGAACTCTTATCGGGTGAGTGAAGATGGGGAGAGCCAGGGCCTGAGCCTGAGGCTTCTGCGGGGAGGCCTGGGCTGGCAGGGCCTCCATTCTCTGAGGAGGGGGCTGGACTTGAGGGAATCCAGGGCTTGGACATCTGCAAGAAAAAGGTCAAGAGCCGTCACTCACCTctcagtggggtggggagggtccCCTCCAACCCCACACAGACCCCAAGTCAGCTTCTCCCAGGCTGGGAGGAGGAAACTAGAACCTAAGGGGCTCCTCTCAGGACAGACGGGAGAGGCCCCATAGACGACTCAAGGCAGGACTTCTCACAGAGCCCCCTTTAGACCTTCTCCCCCAGAATGTACCTAGCCTTATTC
The genomic region above belongs to Papio anubis isolate 15944 chromosome 12, Panubis1.0, whole genome shotgun sequence and contains:
- the TNKS1BP1 gene encoding 182 kDa tankyrase-1-binding protein; protein product: MKVSTLRERSAMASPLPREMEEELVPAGSEPGDTRAKPPVKPKPRALPAKPALPAKPSLLVPVGPRPPRGPLAELPSARKMNMLAGPQPYGGSKRPLPFAPRPVVEASTGGEAIQETGKEEAGKEEPPPLTPPARCAAPGGVRKAPAPFRPASERFAATTVEEILAKMEQPRREVPASPDRLWGSRLTFNHDGSSRYGPRTYGTTTAPRDEDGSTLSRGRSQEEPVKPAAECQEEHSRTPEERSLASNLAFNGDLAKAASSELPANMSKPWIPSSPAPSSENGGPASPGLPAEASGSGPGSPHLHSPDKSSPCHSQLLEAQSPDASQASPCPAVTPSAPSAALPEEGSRHTPSPGLPAEGAPEAPRPSSPPPEVSEPHSLDQPPATSPRPLIEVGELLDLTRTFPSGGEEEAKGDAHLRPTSLVQRRFSEGVLQSPSQDQEKLGGSLAALPQGQGSQLALDRPFGAESNWSLSQSFEWTFPTRPSGLGVWRLDSPPPSPITEASEAAEAAEAGNLAVSSREEGVSQQGQGAGSAPSGSGRPSSWVQGDDPSMSLPEKGDGESQPQFPAVPLEPLPTTEGSPGLPLQQAEERYESQEPLAGQESPLPLATREAALPILEPVLGQEQPAPPDQPCVLFADTPEPGQALPIEEEAVTLARAETTQPRTEAQDLCRASPEPPGPESSSRWLDDLLASPPPSGGGARRGAGSELKDAQSPSTCSEGLLGWSQKDLQSEFGITGDPQPSSFSPSNWCQGASQNYGLGGASPRGDPGLGERDWTSKYGQGAGEGSTREWASRCGIGQEEMEASSSQDQSEVSAPGVLTAQDRVVGKPAQLGTQRSQEADVQDWEFRKRDSQGTYSSRDVELQDQEFGKRDSLGTYSSRDVSLGDWEFGKRDSLGAYASQDANEQGQNLGKRDHHGRYSSQDADEQDWEFQKRDVSLGTYGSRDAEPQEQEFGKSAWIRDYSSGGSSRTLDAQERGFGTRPLSSGFSPEEAQQQDEEFEKKIPSVEDSLGEGSRDAGRPGQRESGGLFSPSTAHVPDGALGQRDQSSWQNSDASREVGGHQERQQAGAQGPGSAGLEDGEMGKRGWVGEFSLSVGPRREAAFSPGQQDWSPDFCIEASERSYQFGIIGNDRVSGAGFSPSSKMGGGHFVPPGNTTAGSVDWTDQLGLRNLEVSSCVGSGGSSEAREDAVGQMGWSGGLSLRDMNLAGCLESGGSEEPGGIGVGEKDWTSDVNVKSKDLTEVGKGGGHSQARESGVGQTDWSGVEAGEFLKSRERGVGQADWTPDLGLRNMAPGAVCSPGEHKELGVGQMDWGNNLGLRDLEVSCDPESGGSQGLRGCGVGQMDWTRDLAPRNVELFGTPSEAREHGVGGASQCPEPSLRHNGSLSPGLEARDPLEARELGVGETSGPETQGEDESSSSLEPHPADPGMETGEALSFGASPGRCPARPRPSGSQGLLEEMLVASSSKAVARRESAALGLGSLLEEEGARAGAAQEEMLEPGRDSPPSWRPQPDGEASQTEDVDGTWGSSAARRSDQGPAQTSRRPSQGPPIRSPSQDFSFIEDTEILDSAMYRSRANLGRKRGHRAPAIRPGGTLGLSEAADSDARLFQDSTEPRASRVPSSDEEVVEEPQSRRTRMSLGTKGLKVNLFPGLSPSALKAKLRPRNRSAEEGEPAESKSSQKESAVQRSKSCKVPGLGKPLTLPPKPEKSSGSEGSSPNWLQALKLKKKKV